In Streptantibioticus cattleyicolor NRRL 8057 = DSM 46488, a genomic segment contains:
- a CDS encoding Xaa-Pro dipeptidyl-peptidase, which translates to MAVAVLVTTLLAAFTAPAGAVPPPRHPTESRPVYSYAGAVRETVWVDTGLDGNHDGRPDRVAADIIRPAEPARAGVRIPVIMDASPYYSCCGRGNESQLKTYDNSGRPVQFPLYYDNYFVPRGYAVVLVDLAGTNRSDGCVDVGGPSDVTSAKAVIDWLNGRATGHSARSGGTTVRATWANGSVGMIGKSWDGTIANGVAATGVAGLKTIVPISAISSWYDYYFDQGAALYDGGPDELASAVEDSGDARTCGAQQQALRDGAPRDGDWTALWQRRDYVADAAKVRASVFVVHGMQDLNVRTKHFGQWWDALAAHGVPRKIWLSQTGHVDPFDYRRAAWVETLHQWFDHYLLGVDNGIDRAPMADVERTPDHWTTDAHWPAPGTSATTVALAAGSTAGLGTLSATGPATGTETYTDDPAESETDWSAAADRATGDKVSFTTGALRHDLRISGGGSVTLTATPSTTSAHLSAVLVDLGPATIRDYSADGEGITTLTTRSCWGASTAGDSACFLDTAADTMSTGYTVFSRGWADLGHYDPSLHGVALTPGTPYTITIKLAATDHVVPAGHRLALIVGGTDKGLITAPGSTPDITLDLARSSASLPLVGGLPALLRVQGPAAVAHAVHPAGRQLSGMRRPAPAWRGVADRLG; encoded by the coding sequence GTGGCGGTGGCGGTGCTCGTCACCACGCTGCTCGCCGCCTTCACCGCCCCGGCCGGCGCCGTACCGCCCCCCAGGCACCCCACGGAGAGCCGGCCCGTCTACTCCTACGCCGGCGCCGTACGGGAGACCGTCTGGGTCGACACCGGGCTCGACGGCAACCACGACGGCCGCCCCGACCGGGTGGCCGCCGACATCATCCGCCCCGCCGAACCGGCCAGGGCCGGGGTGCGCATCCCGGTGATCATGGACGCCAGCCCCTACTACTCGTGCTGCGGACGCGGCAACGAAAGCCAGCTCAAGACGTACGACAATAGCGGGCGGCCGGTGCAGTTCCCGCTCTACTACGACAACTACTTCGTGCCGCGCGGCTACGCCGTCGTCCTGGTCGACCTGGCCGGCACCAACCGCTCCGACGGCTGCGTGGACGTCGGCGGCCCCTCCGACGTCACCTCCGCCAAGGCCGTCATCGACTGGCTGAACGGCCGCGCCACCGGACACAGCGCCCGCAGCGGCGGCACCACCGTCCGCGCCACCTGGGCCAACGGCTCGGTCGGCATGATCGGCAAGAGCTGGGACGGCACCATCGCCAACGGCGTGGCCGCCACCGGCGTCGCCGGGCTGAAGACCATCGTGCCGATCAGCGCCATCAGCTCCTGGTACGACTACTACTTCGACCAGGGCGCCGCCCTCTACGACGGCGGCCCGGACGAACTCGCGAGCGCCGTCGAGGACTCCGGCGACGCCCGCACCTGCGGCGCCCAGCAGCAGGCGCTGCGCGACGGCGCCCCGCGCGACGGCGACTGGACGGCGCTGTGGCAGCGGCGCGACTACGTGGCCGACGCCGCCAAGGTCCGCGCCAGCGTCTTCGTGGTCCACGGCATGCAGGACCTCAACGTCCGCACCAAGCACTTCGGCCAGTGGTGGGACGCGCTCGCCGCACACGGCGTACCGCGCAAGATCTGGCTCTCCCAGACCGGCCACGTCGACCCGTTCGACTACCGCCGCGCCGCCTGGGTGGAGACCCTGCACCAGTGGTTCGACCACTACCTGCTCGGGGTGGACAACGGCATCGACCGCGCCCCGATGGCCGACGTCGAGCGCACCCCCGACCACTGGACCACCGACGCCCACTGGCCCGCCCCCGGCACCTCGGCCACCACCGTCGCCCTGGCCGCCGGCTCCACCGCGGGGCTGGGCACCCTGTCTGCCACCGGGCCGGCCACCGGCACCGAGACGTACACCGACGACCCGGCCGAGAGCGAGACCGACTGGTCGGCGGCGGCCGACCGGGCCACCGGCGACAAGGTCTCCTTCACCACCGGCGCGCTCCGGCACGACCTGCGGATCTCCGGCGGCGGCAGCGTCACGCTGACCGCCACCCCGTCCACCACCAGCGCCCACCTGTCGGCGGTCCTGGTCGACCTCGGCCCGGCCACCATCCGCGACTACAGCGCGGACGGCGAGGGGATCACCACGCTGACCACCCGTTCCTGCTGGGGCGCGAGCACCGCCGGCGACAGCGCCTGCTTCCTGGACACCGCGGCCGACACCATGAGCACCGGCTACACCGTCTTCAGCCGCGGCTGGGCCGACCTGGGCCACTACGACCCGTCGCTGCACGGCGTGGCGCTCACCCCGGGCACGCCGTACACCATCACGATCAAGCTGGCCGCCACCGACCACGTCGTCCCGGCCGGCCACCGGCTCGCCCTGATCGTCGGCGGCACCGACAAGGGGCTGATCACGGCCCCCGGCAGCACGCCGGACATCACGCTGGACCTGGCGCGCTCCAGCGCCTCGCTGCCGCTGGTCGGCGGTCTGCCCGCGCTGCTGCGGGTGCAGGGCCCGGCCGCCGTGGCGCACGCCGTCCACCCGGCGGGACGGCAGTTGTCCGGGATGCGCCGTCCGGCCCCGGCGTGGCGGGGGGTGGCCGACCGGCTGGGGTGA
- a CDS encoding CaiB/BaiF CoA transferase family protein, with protein MDAARTPGPLDGVRVVELAGIGPGPFAGMLLADLGADVVRVDRPGGAPIGIDPARDVTNRNKRSVVVDLKSAHGPGLVRDLAARADVLVEGFRPGVAERLGVGPDACLARNPRLVYGRMTGWGQHGPLADRAGHDIGYLATAGTLGMIGAADGPPVPPANLLGDYAGGSLYLVVGVLAALHHARATGTGQVVDAAIVDGAAHLGAMIWGMLAAGAWQDRRGANLLDGGCPYYGVYPTADGGHMAVGALEPRFYAEFAALLGLGDDAPDRADLARWPELRERIADRFATRTREEWTRVFEGTDACVAPVLTLREAADHPHLRARETFTTADGTVQPAPAPRFSATPGTLRRPPASPGAHTAEVARDWDVPGLTDL; from the coding sequence GTGGACGCAGCGCGAACTCCCGGCCCGCTCGACGGAGTCCGGGTGGTGGAGCTGGCCGGGATCGGCCCCGGCCCGTTCGCCGGGATGCTCCTGGCCGACCTCGGTGCCGACGTGGTCCGCGTCGACCGGCCCGGCGGCGCGCCCATCGGCATCGACCCCGCCCGCGACGTGACCAACCGCAACAAGCGGTCGGTGGTGGTCGACCTCAAGTCCGCCCACGGCCCCGGCCTCGTACGCGACCTGGCGGCCCGCGCCGACGTGCTCGTCGAAGGCTTCCGGCCCGGCGTCGCCGAACGCCTCGGCGTCGGACCCGACGCCTGCCTGGCCCGCAACCCCCGCCTGGTGTACGGGAGGATGACCGGCTGGGGGCAGCACGGACCGCTCGCCGACCGGGCCGGCCACGACATCGGCTACCTCGCCACCGCCGGCACCCTCGGCATGATCGGCGCCGCCGACGGCCCGCCGGTGCCGCCCGCCAACCTCCTCGGCGACTACGCCGGCGGCTCGCTCTACCTCGTCGTCGGCGTCCTCGCCGCCCTCCACCACGCCCGCGCCACCGGCACCGGACAGGTGGTGGACGCCGCCATCGTGGACGGCGCCGCCCACCTCGGCGCGATGATCTGGGGCATGCTGGCGGCCGGCGCCTGGCAGGACCGGCGCGGCGCCAACCTGCTCGACGGCGGCTGCCCCTACTACGGCGTCTACCCCACCGCGGACGGCGGCCACATGGCCGTCGGCGCCCTGGAACCGCGGTTCTACGCCGAGTTCGCCGCCCTGCTCGGCCTCGGCGACGACGCCCCCGACCGCGCCGACCTCGCCCGCTGGCCCGAACTGCGCGAGCGCATCGCCGACCGCTTCGCCACCCGCACCCGCGAGGAGTGGACCCGCGTCTTCGAGGGCACCGACGCCTGCGTCGCCCCGGTGCTGACGCTGCGGGAGGCCGCCGACCACCCGCACCTGCGCGCCCGGGAGACCTTCACCACCGCCGACGGCACCGTGCAGCCCGCGCCCGCCCCGCGCTTCTCCGCCACCCCCGGCACCCTGCGCCGCCCGCCCGCGTCCCCCGGCGCCCACACCGCCGAGGTGGCCCGCGACTGGGACGTGCCCGGACTCACCGACCTGTAA
- a CDS encoding Tex family protein, producing the protein MTTTSIGTPGTAGSIGQRIADELGVRVSQVDAAVGLLDGGATVPFIARYRKEATGALDDAQLRTLEERLRYLRELEERRTAVLESVEAQGKLDDELRARILAADSKARLEDIYLPFKPKRRTKAQIAREAGLEPLADRLLADPGLDPAGTAAGYVGEAVADPAAALEGARAILVERFAEDADLIGTLRERMWTQGRLTSRVREGKEEAGAKFADYFDFAEPFEKLPSHRVLAMFRGEKEEVLDLTLDPEPAGAETAGPSGYERAVAARFGIADRGRPADAWLTETVRWAWRTRILVHLGIDLRTRLRTAAEDEAVRVFAANLRDLLLAAPAGARATMGLDPGYRTGVKVAVTDPTGKVVATETIHPHVPRRRWDESLATLAELCAAHRVELIAIGNGTASRETDKLAAELIKRHPELPLTKVVVSEAGASVYSASAYASQELPELDVSLRGAVSIARRLQDPLAELVKIDPKSIGVGQYQHDLSETKLSRSLDAVVEDCVNGVGVDLNTASAPLLRRVSGITATLADNIVAHRDANGPFRTRRQLKDVARLGPKAFEQCAGFLRIPGGDDPLDASAVHPEAYPLVRRIAAAAGGDVKALIGDTATLRTLRPADFADDTFGVPTVSDILRELEKPGRDPRPAFRTATYKEGVEEIKDLTPGMLLEGTVTNVAAFGAFVDVGVHQDGLVHVSAMSKSFVKDPRDVVKPGDVVRVKVLEVDIARKRIGLTLRLDDDVPAAGAPREPRGRGEQRGKGGGGRRPAPPRQSRTEPPAGGALADALRRAGLVGGDDRPRGRR; encoded by the coding sequence GTGACGACAACGTCTATCGGGACCCCCGGCACGGCCGGGTCCATCGGGCAGCGGATCGCCGACGAACTCGGGGTCCGCGTCAGCCAGGTCGACGCCGCCGTCGGCCTGCTGGACGGCGGGGCGACCGTGCCGTTCATCGCGCGGTACCGCAAGGAGGCCACCGGCGCCCTCGACGACGCGCAACTGCGCACCCTGGAGGAGCGCCTGCGGTACCTGCGCGAGCTGGAGGAGCGGCGCACCGCGGTCCTGGAGTCCGTCGAGGCGCAGGGCAAGCTCGACGACGAGCTGAGGGCGCGCATCCTGGCCGCCGACTCCAAGGCCCGGCTGGAGGACATCTACCTGCCCTTCAAGCCCAAGCGGCGCACCAAGGCGCAGATCGCCCGGGAGGCCGGCCTCGAACCGCTGGCCGACCGGCTCCTCGCCGACCCCGGCCTCGACCCGGCGGGCACCGCGGCCGGCTACGTCGGCGAGGCGGTCGCCGACCCGGCCGCCGCGCTGGAGGGCGCCCGGGCCATCCTGGTCGAACGGTTCGCCGAGGACGCCGACCTCATCGGCACCCTGCGCGAACGCATGTGGACCCAGGGCCGGCTCACCTCCCGGGTACGCGAGGGCAAGGAGGAGGCGGGCGCCAAGTTCGCCGACTACTTCGACTTCGCCGAGCCCTTCGAGAAGCTCCCCTCGCACCGCGTGCTGGCGATGTTCCGCGGCGAGAAGGAGGAGGTGCTCGACCTCACCCTCGACCCCGAGCCGGCCGGCGCGGAGACCGCCGGACCCTCCGGGTACGAACGCGCCGTCGCCGCCAGGTTCGGCATCGCCGACCGGGGCCGCCCCGCCGACGCCTGGCTCACCGAGACCGTTCGCTGGGCCTGGCGCACCCGCATCCTGGTCCACCTCGGCATCGACCTGCGCACCCGGCTGCGCACCGCCGCCGAGGACGAGGCGGTCCGGGTCTTCGCCGCCAACCTGCGCGACCTGCTGCTCGCCGCGCCCGCCGGGGCCCGCGCCACCATGGGGCTCGACCCCGGCTACCGCACCGGCGTGAAGGTCGCGGTCACCGACCCGACCGGCAAGGTGGTGGCCACCGAGACCATCCACCCGCACGTGCCGCGCCGCCGCTGGGACGAGTCGCTGGCGACCCTCGCCGAGCTGTGCGCCGCGCACCGCGTCGAGCTGATCGCCATCGGCAACGGCACCGCCTCCCGCGAGACCGACAAGCTCGCCGCCGAACTGATCAAGCGCCACCCGGAGCTGCCGCTGACCAAGGTGGTGGTCTCCGAGGCCGGCGCCTCGGTCTACTCCGCCTCCGCCTACGCCTCCCAGGAACTGCCGGAGCTGGACGTGTCGTTGCGCGGCGCGGTCTCCATCGCCCGCCGCCTGCAGGACCCGCTGGCCGAACTCGTCAAGATCGACCCCAAGTCCATCGGCGTCGGCCAGTACCAGCACGACCTGTCCGAGACCAAGCTCTCCCGCTCCCTCGACGCGGTCGTCGAGGACTGCGTCAACGGCGTCGGCGTCGACCTCAACACCGCCTCCGCGCCGCTGCTGCGCCGGGTCTCCGGCATCACCGCCACCCTCGCCGACAACATCGTCGCCCACCGCGACGCCAACGGCCCGTTCCGCACCCGTCGGCAGCTCAAGGACGTCGCCCGGCTCGGCCCCAAGGCGTTCGAGCAGTGCGCCGGCTTTCTGCGCATCCCCGGCGGCGACGACCCGCTGGACGCCTCGGCCGTCCACCCCGAGGCGTACCCGCTGGTGCGCCGGATCGCCGCGGCGGCCGGCGGCGACGTCAAGGCGCTGATCGGCGACACCGCCACGCTGCGGACCCTGCGCCCGGCGGACTTCGCCGACGACACCTTCGGCGTCCCCACCGTCAGCGACATCCTGCGCGAGCTGGAGAAGCCCGGCCGCGACCCGCGTCCCGCCTTCCGCACGGCCACCTACAAGGAGGGCGTCGAGGAGATCAAGGACCTCACCCCCGGCATGCTGCTGGAGGGCACCGTCACCAACGTCGCCGCGTTCGGCGCCTTCGTGGACGTCGGCGTCCACCAGGACGGCCTGGTGCACGTCTCGGCGATGTCCAAGTCGTTCGTCAAGGACCCGCGGGACGTGGTCAAGCCGGGCGACGTGGTGCGGGTGAAGGTGCTGGAGGTGGACATCGCGCGCAAGCGGATCGGGCTCACCCTGCGGCTCGACGACGACGTGCCGGCCGCCGGCGCCCCGCGGGAGCCGCGGGGCCGGGGCGAGCAGCGCGGCAAGGGCGGCGGCGGGCGCCGTCCGGCCCCGCCGCGCCAGTCGCGTACCGAACCGCCGGCCGGCGGCGCGCTCGCCGACGCGCTGCGCCGCGCGGGGCTGGTGGGCGGCGACGACCGCCCGCGCGGACGGCGCTGA
- a CDS encoding VOC family protein: MPVRRLNHAVLYVRDVSRAARFYTEVLGFRVATELPGRAVFLSAPDTSNDHDLGLFAVGDRAPGPEHGRVGLYHLAWEVGTLGELAAIAGELTARDALVGATDHLVSKSLYAKDPDGNEFEVMWRVPREDWPGADEPVRLLPLDLQAALDRWGPELRTGSAAGSAT, from the coding sequence ATGCCCGTACGCCGTCTGAACCACGCGGTGCTCTACGTGCGCGACGTGTCCCGGGCCGCCCGGTTCTACACCGAGGTGCTCGGCTTCCGGGTCGCCACCGAACTGCCCGGCCGCGCCGTCTTCCTCAGCGCGCCGGACACCAGCAACGACCACGACCTCGGGCTCTTCGCGGTCGGCGACCGGGCGCCCGGCCCGGAGCACGGCCGGGTGGGCCTGTACCACCTGGCGTGGGAGGTCGGCACCCTCGGTGAGCTGGCCGCCATCGCGGGTGAGCTGACCGCCCGGGACGCCCTGGTCGGCGCCACCGACCACCTGGTGTCCAAGTCGCTGTACGCCAAGGACCCGGACGGCAACGAGTTCGAGGTGATGTGGCGGGTGCCGCGGGAGGACTGGCCCGGCGCCGACGAGCCGGTGCGGCTGCTCCCGCTGGACCTCCAGGCGGCGCTGGACCGCTGGGGGCCAGAGCTGCGCACCGGCTCGGCGGCCGGTTCGGCCACCTGA
- a CDS encoding amidohydrolase: MEHAGRLAALYRDLHAHPELSFAEHRTAGIAARHAEAAGWTVTRGVGRTGVVAELRNGPGPTVLLRADMDALPVRERTGLEYASTVTATDPDGVEVPVMHACGHDVHVTCLIGAVEELTRQRDRWSGTVLAVFQPAEERGGGARAMIDDGLYDRFPVPDVVLGQHVSPMPAGMAGCHPGPAFAAADVLRVRMFGRGGHGSRPETTVDPVVMAAATVMRLQTVVAREVAAADTAVVTVGMLRAGSKENVIPDEAELGISVRSFTEPVRARVLEAVHRIVRAEAAAAGAPKEPEITTDRGFPVVVNDPDAAARTVAALRGALGAELVIDPGPVSGSEDVGHLATAAGAPLCYWLLGGADPEVFARATADGTVDRDLPSNHSPHFAPVVEPTLTTGVRTLTTAAREWLD; the protein is encoded by the coding sequence ATGGAACACGCAGGCCGGCTCGCCGCGCTCTACCGCGATCTGCACGCCCACCCCGAGCTGTCCTTCGCCGAGCACCGCACCGCCGGCATCGCCGCCCGGCACGCCGAGGCGGCCGGCTGGACGGTGACCCGCGGCGTCGGCCGCACCGGGGTCGTCGCCGAACTGCGCAACGGCCCCGGGCCCACCGTGCTGCTGCGGGCCGACATGGACGCCCTCCCGGTGCGCGAGCGGACCGGCCTGGAGTACGCGTCCACGGTCACCGCCACCGACCCGGACGGCGTGGAGGTGCCGGTGATGCACGCCTGCGGCCACGACGTCCACGTCACCTGCCTGATCGGCGCGGTGGAGGAGCTGACCCGGCAGCGCGACCGGTGGTCGGGGACCGTGCTCGCCGTCTTCCAGCCCGCCGAGGAACGCGGCGGGGGAGCGCGGGCCATGATCGACGACGGCCTCTACGACCGCTTCCCCGTCCCCGACGTCGTCCTCGGCCAGCACGTGTCGCCGATGCCGGCCGGGATGGCGGGGTGCCACCCGGGTCCCGCGTTCGCGGCGGCCGACGTGCTGCGGGTGCGGATGTTCGGCCGCGGCGGCCACGGCTCGCGTCCGGAGACCACGGTGGACCCGGTGGTGATGGCGGCGGCCACCGTGATGCGGCTGCAGACCGTGGTCGCCCGGGAGGTCGCCGCCGCCGACACCGCGGTGGTCACCGTCGGCATGCTGCGGGCCGGCAGCAAGGAGAACGTCATCCCCGACGAGGCCGAACTCGGCATCAGCGTACGGAGTTTCACCGAGCCGGTACGGGCCCGGGTGCTGGAGGCGGTGCACCGGATCGTCCGCGCCGAGGCCGCCGCGGCCGGCGCGCCCAAGGAACCGGAGATCACCACCGACCGCGGTTTCCCGGTGGTGGTCAACGACCCGGACGCCGCCGCCCGTACCGTGGCCGCGCTGCGCGGCGCGCTCGGCGCCGAGCTGGTGATCGACCCCGGACCGGTCAGCGGCAGCGAGGACGTGGGCCACCTGGCCACCGCCGCCGGGGCCCCGCTGTGCTACTGGCTGCTCGGCGGCGCCGACCCCGAGGTGTTCGCCCGGGCCACCGCCGATGGCACCGTCGACCGCGACCTGCCGTCCAACCACTCGCCGCACTTCGCCCCGGTCGTCGAGCCCACGCTGACCACCGGGGTGCGGACGCTGACCACGGCGGCCCGGGAGTGGCTGGACTGA
- a CDS encoding acyl-CoA dehydrogenase family protein, producing the protein MQRELFTAEHEAFRETVRTFLAKEVTPHHARWETEGIVDRAAWRAAGRQGLLGIAVPEEYGGGGTPDFRYAAVLAEEFVKAGASGLAVGLHNDIVGPYLTSLGTEEQKRRWLPGFCSGETITAIAMTEPGAGSDLQAIRTTAIDAGDHWLLGGAKTFISNGILADLVVVVARTTEEGGAKGLSLLVVERGMAGFERGRNLDKIGQKAQDTAELFFQDVRVPKENLLGEENGAFVHLMTNLAQERLAIAVAAIAAAEHLLAVTTEYVKEREAFGRPLARLQHVRFEIAEMATECAVTRTFVDRCVTEHNKAALDPVHASMAKWWATELQKRVADRCLQLHGGYGYMTEFPVAKAFTDGRIQTIYGGTTEIMKEIIGRALLS; encoded by the coding sequence ATGCAGCGAGAGTTGTTCACCGCCGAGCACGAGGCGTTCCGCGAGACCGTCCGCACCTTCCTGGCCAAGGAGGTCACCCCGCACCACGCCCGCTGGGAGACCGAGGGCATCGTGGACCGCGCCGCCTGGCGCGCGGCCGGCCGGCAGGGGCTGCTGGGCATCGCCGTCCCCGAGGAGTACGGCGGTGGCGGCACCCCCGACTTCCGGTACGCCGCCGTGCTCGCCGAGGAGTTCGTCAAGGCCGGCGCCTCCGGGCTCGCCGTCGGCCTGCACAACGACATCGTCGGCCCCTACCTGACCTCGCTCGGCACCGAGGAGCAGAAACGCCGCTGGCTGCCCGGGTTCTGCAGTGGCGAGACCATCACCGCCATCGCCATGACCGAACCCGGCGCCGGCTCCGACCTCCAGGCCATCCGCACCACCGCCATCGACGCCGGCGACCACTGGCTGCTGGGCGGGGCCAAGACCTTCATCTCCAACGGCATCCTCGCCGACCTGGTCGTCGTGGTCGCCCGCACCACCGAGGAAGGCGGCGCCAAGGGGCTGAGCCTGCTGGTGGTCGAGCGCGGCATGGCCGGTTTCGAACGGGGCCGCAACCTCGACAAGATCGGCCAGAAGGCGCAGGACACCGCCGAACTGTTCTTCCAGGACGTCCGGGTGCCCAAGGAGAACCTGCTCGGCGAGGAGAACGGTGCCTTCGTCCACCTGATGACCAACCTCGCCCAGGAACGGCTGGCCATCGCCGTCGCCGCCATCGCCGCCGCCGAACACCTGCTGGCGGTGACCACCGAGTACGTCAAGGAACGCGAGGCGTTCGGCCGTCCGCTCGCCCGGCTCCAGCACGTCCGCTTCGAGATCGCCGAGATGGCCACCGAATGCGCGGTCACCCGCACCTTCGTCGACCGCTGCGTCACCGAACACAACAAGGCCGCCCTCGACCCGGTGCACGCCTCCATGGCCAAATGGTGGGCGACCGAACTGCAAAAGCGCGTCGCCGACCGCTGCCTGCAACTCCACGGCGGCTACGGCTACATGACCGAGTTCCCGGTCGCCAAGGCGTTCACCGACGGACGGATCCAGACCATCTACGGCGGCACCACCGAGATCATGAAGGAGATCATCGGCCGCGCGCTGCTGTCCTGA